DNA from Petropleomorpha daqingensis:
GAGTGAACTGCAGCCGGGCGCGCAGCCGCAGCGCGCTCTGGTTGTGCAGCACGTTCTCCCACCAGTGGCCGACCACGTACTGCGGCACGAAGACGACGACGAGCTCGCGCGGGCTGTCGCGGCGGATCGCCTTCACGTAGTCGAGCACCGGCCGGGTGATCTCCCGGTACGGCGACTCGAGCACGGTCAGCGGCACCGGGATGTCGTAGCGCTCCCACTCGGTCTGCAGCGACCGGGTGTCGGCGTCGTCGACGTTCACGGTGAGCGCGGTCAGCACGTCGGGACGGGTGGCCCGGGCGAAGGCCAGCGCGCGCAGCGTCGGCTTGTGCACCTTGGACACGAGCACGATCGCGTGCACCTTGCTCGGCAGCAGGCGCACGTCGCTGTCGGGCACCAGCTGCCGGGAGACGTTGGCGTAGTGCCGGTTGATCGCCTTCATCAGCAGGAAGATCAGCGGCATCGCGACCAGCACCAGCCAGGCGCCGTGGCTGAACTTCGTGATGATGATGATCACCAGGACGACGCTGGTGAGCGACCCGCCGATCGTGTTGATGATCTGCGAGCGGCGCTCCCGTCGGCGGACCACCGGGTCGCGCTCGGTCTTCAGCAGCCGGTTCCAGTGCCGGACCATGCCCCACTGACCGATGCTGAAGCTGGTGAACACCCCGATGATGTAGAGCTGGATCAGCCGGGTGACGTCGGCGTCGAACGCGATGATCAGCAGCGCGGCGAAGCCGGCCAGGAGCAGGATGCCGTTGCTGAACACCAGCTTGTCGCCGCGGGTGTGCAGCTGGCGCGGCAGGAATCGGTCCTGCGCGAGCACCGAGCCCAGCAGCGGGAAGCCGTTGAAGGCGGTGTTCGCGGCGAGGATGAGGACGAGGGCGGTCGTCGCCTGGATGTAGAAGAAGACCGGCGAGCTGTCCCCGCCGAACGTGGCGGAGGCCAGCTGGGCGATGACGGTGCGCTGCGGCTCGGTGTCGCAGGTCGGCGACAGCAGCCGGCAGGGGGTCGCCGGGTCGACGTAGTGCACCTTGCCCAGGAGCGCCAGCGCGGTGACGCCGGCGAACAGGGTGCAGGCGAGCCCGCCGAGCAGGCTCAGGGTGATCGCGGCGTTGCGGCTCTTCGGCGGCTTGAACGCCGGCACGCCGTTGGCGACCGCCTCGATGCCGGTCAGCGCCGTCGTCCCGGAGGCGAACGCCCGCAGCGCGAAGAAGATCAGCGCCAAACCGGTCAGGCCCACGTGACCCGGGTCGGGCACGATCCCGTACTGGGCGCTCTCGGCGACGATCGGCGTCCCGAAGAACTCTCGGATCAGCCCGGTGACGATCATGATCACGATGCCGGCGGCGAACAGGTAGGTCGGGACGGCGAACGTCTTGCCCGACTCGCGCAGCCCCCGCAGGTTGGCCGCGGCCAGCACGATCACCAGGCCCACCGCGATGAGCACGCGGTGCCGGTCGAGACCGGGGAACGCCGAGATGATGTTGTCGGTGCCGGACGAGACCGACACGGCCACGGTCAGCACGTAGTCCGTGAGCAGGGCGCTCGCCACGACCAGCGCGGCGA
Protein-coding regions in this window:
- a CDS encoding APC family permease, which encodes MPSLSDLGQLPKRLVLGRPVRSDRVGESLLPKRLALPIFASDALSSVAYATQEILIVLTLGGTAYLYLAPWLAAGVVVLLVTVVLSYRQVVHAYPSGGGDYEVAMKNHGQFAALVVASALLTDYVLTVAVSVSSGTDNIISAFPGLDRHRVLIAVGLVIVLAAANLRGLRESGKTFAVPTYLFAAGIVIMIVTGLIREFFGTPIVAESAQYGIVPDPGHVGLTGLALIFFALRAFASGTTALTGIEAVANGVPAFKPPKSRNAAITLSLLGGLACTLFAGVTALALLGKVHYVDPATPCRLLSPTCDTEPQRTVIAQLASATFGGDSSPVFFYIQATTALVLILAANTAFNGFPLLGSVLAQDRFLPRQLHTRGDKLVFSNGILLLAGFAALLIIAFDADVTRLIQLYIIGVFTSFSIGQWGMVRHWNRLLKTERDPVVRRRERRSQIINTIGGSLTSVVLVIIIITKFSHGAWLVLVAMPLIFLLMKAINRHYANVSRQLVPDSDVRLLPSKVHAIVLVSKVHKPTLRALAFARATRPDVLTALTVNVDDADTRSLQTEWERYDIPVPLTVLESPYREITRPVLDYVKAIRRDSPRELVVVFVPQYVVGHWWENVLHNQSALRLRARLQFTPGVMITTVPWQLESSIGREENGTRGQGPMPGDLRRGITDDEVQATPYG